The following are encoded together in the Flavobacterium sp. TR2 genome:
- a CDS encoding polyprenyl synthetase family protein produces MHDISQYQDFFINYLQSQNIHKEPKNLYEPIEYILGLGGKRIRPVLTLMAAEVFDTDYTIALPAAMAVEVFHNFSLVHDDIMDDAPLRRGQITVHEKWNLNTGILSGDAMLILAYQYFEQYEPIVFRNLAKLFSKTALEVCEGQQWDVDFETRKDVTIPQYLKMIEYKTAVLVAAAMKMGAIVAKTSEKEADLIYDFGLNLGLAFQLQDDYLDAFGDPETFGKQVGGDIIENKKTYLYLKALEFSTEEKASELEKLFTLQLEDNSEKIETAKTIFNESGASKATQEAIEMYTFKAFETLEKMEISDEKKNVLRTFGENLMGRKV; encoded by the coding sequence ATGCACGATATAAGTCAGTACCAAGATTTTTTTATCAATTATCTACAAAGCCAAAACATACATAAAGAACCTAAAAATCTTTACGAACCTATAGAATACATTTTAGGACTTGGCGGAAAACGCATCCGTCCCGTTTTAACTTTAATGGCTGCAGAGGTTTTTGACACTGATTATACGATTGCACTTCCGGCAGCAATGGCGGTTGAAGTTTTTCATAACTTTTCGCTGGTTCACGACGATATTATGGACGATGCGCCCCTAAGAAGAGGACAAATTACCGTGCATGAAAAATGGAATTTAAACACTGGTATTCTCTCTGGAGATGCCATGCTGATTTTGGCTTATCAGTATTTTGAACAATATGAGCCAATTGTTTTTAGAAATCTTGCCAAATTATTCAGCAAAACAGCACTTGAAGTTTGCGAAGGACAGCAATGGGATGTAGATTTTGAGACTCGTAAAGATGTTACGATTCCGCAATATCTTAAAATGATTGAATACAAAACAGCTGTTTTGGTCGCGGCTGCCATGAAAATGGGCGCAATTGTAGCTAAAACTTCTGAAAAAGAAGCTGATTTAATTTATGATTTCGGACTTAATTTAGGATTGGCTTTCCAGCTTCAAGACGATTATCTAGATGCTTTTGGCGACCCAGAAACTTTTGGAAAACAAGTTGGAGGAGATATTATAGAAAACAAAAAAACCTATTTGTATCTAAAAGCCTTAGAATTTTCTACTGAGGAAAAAGCTTCAGAATTAGAAAAATTATTTACGCTACAATTAGAAGACAATTCAGAAAAAATAGAAACTGCTAAAACCATTTTTAACGAATCTGGAGCATCAAAAGCTACTCAAGAGGCTATCGAAATGTATACTTTTAAAGCTTTCGAAACGTTAGAAAAAATGGAAATCAGCGATGAAAAGAAAAACGTTTTGAGAACTTTCGGAGAAAATTTAATGGGACGTAAAGTTTAG